One genomic region from Apodemus sylvaticus chromosome 1, mApoSyl1.1, whole genome shotgun sequence encodes:
- the LOC127669303 gene encoding 60S ribosomal protein L36-like codes for MALRYPMAVASTKPQGEEHQGTKTQPASGRLTKRTKFVRDAIQEVQGFAPQEQSALESLSVHRHARTLVHQEESGRAHPGHEKAGGAGNVLAAMRKAVAKED; via the coding sequence atggccctgCGCTACCCCATGGCTGTGGCCTCAACAAAGCCACAAGGTGAAGAACATCAGGGAACCAAGACACAGCCGGCCTCGGGGCGCCTCACCAAGCGCACCAAGTTCGTGAGGGATGCGATCCAGGAGGTGCAGGGCTTCGCTCCCCAGGAGCAGAGCGCCTTGGAGTCGCTCAGTGTCCACAGACACGCACGCACTCTAGTTCATCAAGAAGAGAGTGGGCGCGCACATCCGGGCCACGAGAAAGCGGGAGGAGCTGGCAATGTCCTGGCAGCCATGAGGAAGGCAGTCGCCAAGGAAGATTGA